The Heptranchias perlo isolate sHepPer1 chromosome 17, sHepPer1.hap1, whole genome shotgun sequence genome has a segment encoding these proteins:
- the LOC137333932 gene encoding uncharacterized protein, with the protein MNSKILKLTEYTNPNILELTEYTNPNILKLTEYTNTNILKLTEYTNPNILKLTEYTNPNILKLTEYTNPNILKLTEYTNTNILKLTEYTNTNILKLTGYTNTNILKLTEYTNTNILKLTEYTNTNILKLTEYTNTNILKLSEYTNTNILKLTEYTNPNILKLTEYTNPNILKLTECTNTNILKMTEYTNPNILKLTEYTNPNILKLTEYTNPNILKMTGYTNPNILKLTEYTNTNILKLTEYTNPNILKLTEYTNTNILKLTEYTNTNILKLTEYTNPNILKLTEYTNTNILKLTEYTNTNILKLTEYTNRNILKMTEYTNPNILKLTGYTNPNILKMTEYTNPNILKLTEYTNPNILKLTEYTNPNILKMTEYINSVL; encoded by the coding sequence ATGAACTCTAAAATCCTGAAACTGACCGAGTACACCAACCCCAACATCCTGGAACTGACCGAGTACACCAACCCcaacatcctgaaactgaccgagtacaccaacaccaacatcctgaaactgaccgagTACACCAACCCcaacatcctgaaactgaccgagTACACCAACCCcaacatcctgaaactgaccgagTACACCAACCCcaacatcctgaaactgaccgagtacaccaacaccaacatcctgaaactgaccgagtacaccaacaccaacatcctgaaactgaccgggTACACCAACACtaacatcctgaaactgaccgagTACACCAACACtaacatcctgaaactgaccgagTACACCAACACtaacatcctgaaactgaccgagTACACCAACACCAACATCCTGAAACTGAGCGAGTACACCAACACcaacatcctgaaactgaccgagTACACCAACCCcaacatcctgaaactgaccgagTACACCAACCCcaacatcctgaaactgaccgagTGCACCAACACcaacatcctgaaaatgaccgagTACACCAACCCcaacatcctgaaactgaccgagTACACCAACCCcaacatcctgaaactgaccgagTACACCAACCCcaacatcctgaaaatgaccgggTACACCAACCCcaacatcctgaaactgaccgagtacaccaacaccaacatcctgaaactgaccgagTACACCAACCCcaacatcctgaaactgaccgagtacaccaacaccaacatcctgaaactgaccgagTACACCAACACtaacatcctgaaactgaccgagTACACCAACCCcaacatcctgaaactgaccgagTACACCAACACtaacatcctgaaactgaccgagTACACCAACACtaacatcctgaaactgaccgagTACACCAACCGcaacatcctgaaaatgaccgagTACACCAACCCcaacatcctgaaactgaccgggTACACCAACCCcaacatcctgaaaatgaccgagTACACCAACCCcaacatcctgaaactgaccgagTACACCAACCCCAACATCCTGAAACTGACTGAGTACACCAACCCcaacatcctgaaaatgaccgagTACATAAACTCAGTGTTATGA